GTTGCGGAGAACTTCGTCAGAGAGATGCACCGCAAGTATTTGCTGAGAGTGAACAAGCCGGGCAACACTCCGGAACCCTGGAAGGACTTTTCTGAGGAATTGCTGATAGCCAGACTTTCTGAAGAGATTGAAGAGCTGGAGGAGGCGATAAAGTCGGGTGGAAACATTTCAGATGAGCTGCTTGATGTGGCAAACTTCTGCATGTACCTCTGGGCAAAGTTAAATATGAAAAAGTTGTAGCAACACCAATGCTCATCGCCATTGAGGGTATAGACGGTGCAGGGAAAACGACAGTTAGCCATTTTATCGCAGAACTTCTGCGAGAAAAAGGTTTTGATGTTGTCGTGCTGAAGGAGCCGGGTAACAGCAGGTACGGAATTAAAATAAAAAACTCAGAAAAAAGACTGTCTCCCGAGGAGGAGCTTGAACTTTTCATCCTTGACAGGAAGGAGGATGTAAGGGAAAACATACTTCCAGCCCTCCACTCGGGCAAGATCGTGATCATGGACAGGTACTATTACTCGAACATAGCCTATCAGTCAGCCCGCGGAATTGACTGGGAGTATATCAAAAGAGAGAACGAAAAAATAGCTCCAAAGCCCGATCTGACGATCATACTTGATGTGGATGCTGAACAGGCATTGAAAAGGGTGAAGAAAAGGGGAAAGCTCACACCGTTCGAGGATCTGGAGTATCTCAAAAAAGTGAGAGAGAACTTTTTAAAATACGCCGATTCCACAACGGTCGTTATTGATGCCTCAAAACCGCTTGACGAAGTGAAGAGGGAGGTTGAGAGGATTATCTGTTCTCTGATTAAAGATCGGCTTCAAGCAGAACCTTGATCAGATCTTTGTCCTTCACAGTTCCTATGAGCCTGTTTTCAGAGTCGAGTACGGGCATGTAGTCCAGATCACTCTTTACCATCTTCTTTGCACATTTTGATACGTTTGTCTGGGGATACACGAATTCGGGTTGCTTCATGTATTTTTTGACTGGGTCTTTCGGCAGTTTAACCACGCTCACCTCAAAATACTTCACGGTGTAGTCCCTCACGGCATCCCAGCTCCAGCTATCGTCCGTGTCACTTGAGGAAGAGTAGGAGGTCTGCTCTATGAAGTCTTCAATCAGCGTTTCCGTCAGCATTATCTTTTCGTCAATGACACCAACGAGCTCGTCGTTATCATTCAGAACTCCGCACATCTCGGAGTTTGAAAGCCTCATTATTTCTCCAGCAACATTCAGCGGCGTCTCTTCCCACACGCAGACTATGTAGGGAGTAACATATTCTTTGACAGACTTCTCAAAGTTCATTTCCGCTAACTTTTTCACTATATCTCTCACGGTTATTATGCCCACAAGTCTGTTGTTTTCCACCACTGGCAGTCTTCTGAAAGGTGTCGATGTTAGAATTTTTACCACATCTTTTACATCCGCATTTGCGTTTACTGTGACGGGATTTGGCGTCATAAGCAGAGCAAGCTGGTTTTCCTCAATTTTTCTCAAAATGTCCTTTCTGGTGACGATTCCAACAAGTTCTGAGTTTTTGAGTACCGGAACGGCCGAAATTTCATACTTTTTGAAAAGTTCCAGTACATTATCACGGGTACTGGGAACTGTTGCACAGATGACGTTGGAATTCATAATTTCTGCTGCCTTCATTGCATCCCGATAATTCATTTTGGATATATACTTTTCCCCCTCCAAAAATGTTAAATTTTGCTGACCGAAGAGCGGGCATGGAAAGGAGAACACCGCTGATACCCAAGAAGGTCTTCTTCGTCTCTGGAGTTGGCAGACATGAGGACAGATTGATAAGCTTTGAGCTCGCATTAAGGGATGCGGGCATCGAGAGGTTCAACCTGGTCCCCGTAAGCAGTATTCTACCCCCTGGGTGCGAGATTGTTGATAAGGAGGAGGGATTGAAAAAGCTGTTCCCGGGAGAAATTGTATTTTGCGTTATGGCAAGAATTACAAGCTGCGATGAGGGGAAGGAGATATTTGCGAGCATCGGAGCGGCAGTTCCGGATGATCGCAATGCCAACGGGTACATTGCCGAGCACAGCGGAGAGTGGTATGATGGCGCTGAAGGATATGCAAAGGTGCTTGCAGAGGAAATGCTGAAAACACAGGGTAATAAAGCCGCTAAAACCTACGGAATTACGGCAAAAGGCAGAGTTGAAAAGTGCACAACCGCAGTTGCGGCTGCGGTTTTCGTTATTTAAATTTCACAATCATTTTAAGTATATTGATTATTGATATTTGACATGGACAGGATTGAAAGACTTGTCAGAAACGTGAACAAACCTGCAAGATTAAGCATTCACAGGGCAAAACTCTATACAGACTCAATAAAGCGTACAGAGGGAGAACCTGCGATTATCAGGCAGGCAAAAGCCTTGAAAAACATTCTCGAGAACATACCCATACAGATTCTCGATGGTGAGCTGATTGTCGGAACCATGCTTCCCGATCCTCCCGGGGCGATTCTTTTTCCCGAAGGTGTGGGGTTGAGGATAATAAATGAACTCGATTCTCTCCCCACCAGAGATACGAACAGATTGCTGGTGGATGAGGAAGAAGCGAGGATTCTCAGAGAAGAAATAGCTCCTTACTGGTATGGAAAGACGATCGAGGCCTTTGCATATCCACTGATGCCTGATGTGATGAACGTGCTGTACACGGGTTCTGTTTTCGTGCTGACAGAAATGGCGGGAATATCTCATGTGGCAGTAAACTACCCCTATCTGATGAGAAGGGGTTTCAGACTGTTTCTTGAGGAGAGTAAGAAAAGATTAAAGGAGCTGGAGGAGAAAGGTGTTTATGAGGGTGAGAAATATGCGTTCTACCAGGCTGCAGGAATAGTTTCGGAGGCTGTAATCAACTACGGGCTGAGGTATGCCGAACTTGCGGAGAAGCTGGCTGAAGAAGAGAAAGATGACAGAAGAGAAGAACTCCTAAGAATTGCAGAGATATGCAGAAAGGTTCCCGCTGAAAAACCGGAGAGCTTCTGGGAGGCTGTTCAGTTTCTCTGGATCGTTCAATCTGCACTTCATCAGGAGAACTATGAGCAGGCAATCTCAATGGGGAGAATAGACCAGTACCTGTTCCCGTTCTTTCAGAAAGACCTCAGGGAAGGTAAAATAGATAGGCAAAGAGCATTTGAGATTCTGGCAAATCTCTGGATAAAGACAAACGAGATAGTCCCCCCGTTCGACTCTCTGCTGGAGCAGTTCTTCAGCGGTCAAACTACGAATCAGGCTCTAACAATAGGCGGGTGTGATATCTACGGAAGGGATGCGACCAACGATCTGACGTACCTCATGCTCGAGGTTACGGACAGACTGAGGTTGAGACAGCCAAATGTTCATGTTAGAGTCAGCAGGAGAACACCCGATGATTTTCTGAACAGGCTGGCTGAATCTATAGCTTCAGGCTGCAATGCACTGGCTCTGTTCCACGATGATGTGGCGGTGGAGGCTCTGAGACTGGCTGGAGTGAGCGATGAGGATGCGTGGAATTACACCACTGTTGGCTGTGTGGAGATTGCACCTTTCGGTAACAGCTTCACCTCAAGTGATGCTGCGCTGGTCAACATCGCAAAAGCCCTGGAATACGCCATGAACGGTGGAAAGGACATGCAATTCGGTTACGAATTTGGATTAAAAACTGAGAAGCCAGAAACACTTGAAGACCTGATTGAAAACTTCAGGATCCAGCTCTCCCACATCATCGGGCTTGTTGTAAAGGGGTGCAACATTCTTGGCTATGCAAATGCCGAGGTCAAACCAACACCACTCCTGTCTCTGTGCATCGAAGATTGTTTTGAGGCTGGATTGGACGTGACAAGGGGTGGTGCGAAGTACAACTTCACCGGAATACAGGCTGTTGGTGTTGCCGATGTAGGGGACTCTTTTGCGGCTATTGAAGAGGCTTTGAAGCTCGGTTACTCAATGGACGACATCATTGAGGCGTGCAGAAAGAACTTCGCTGAGTGTGAGGAGCTTCATAAACTTCTGAGCGAAAGTCCGAAGTACGGCAACGATGACGACAGGGCGGACAGGTATGCAAGAATGGTTCTTGAATATTACTGCAATGAAGTGAACAGGCACAGAAACTTCAGAAACGGTCATTTTGCTGCAGGCTGCTATCCCATGACGACAAACACCGGCTTTGGCTTCTTCACCTCAGCCCTTCCATCGGGCAGGAAAGGTGGCGAACCGCTCAACCCGGGTGTTGGCCCATCTACTGGAAGAGACCGGGAGGGGGTTACAGCGATCATAAAGTCGGCATCAAAGATAAACTATGCAAAACTGCCGAATGGCGCATCCCTCACCCTAAATCTGAGCAGTGATGTTCTGGGTGCGAAGGGGTCGGCTGTTGTTAAGGCCCTTATAAAGAGTTTCATAGATCTGGGTGGAATGCACATTCAGTTCAACATACTGAATGAGGATGTCCTCAGGAAGGCCCAGAAAAATCCGGAGGAGTTCAGATGGTTGCTTGTGAGGGTGGCAGGATGGAGTGCGTACTTTGTTGAGCTGTCAAAGCCTGTGCAGGACGAGATAATCCGGAGAATTTCATGCAGGGTTTGATGAAGGGCAGAATTTTCAGAATACAGAGATTTTCAATACACGATGGATATGGCATCAGGACGACAGTCTTTCTCAAAGGCTGTCCTCTGAGGTGCATCTGGTGTCACAACCCGGAATCTCAGAAATTCGATATCGAGGTTGGGTACAAAATCGAAAAATGCAACCTGTGTTTCAGGTGTGGAGGGATATGTGAGGCAATCGGGCATGCTGATGGCGTTGAGATAGACAGAGGACGGTGCGATGGATGCGGAAGATGTGTTGAAATTTGCAGTGCTGGGGCGTTTGAGCTTTACGGATTGGATGTTGGTGTGGAGGATGTCATGAATCTGATCGAGAAAGATGCTGTGTTTTACAAAAATTCAGGCGGAGGAGTGACTTTTTCCGGTGGCGAGCCCTACTTTCAACCGGACTTTCTGCTTGCTCTGCTCAAGGCCTGTAAAAATATGGGGATAAACACCGCCGTTGACACCTCTGGATATGCAAAGTGGAGCACCATAGAGAGAACTCTTCCGTTTGTTGATTTCTTCCTTTATGATCTGAAGGATTACAGGGATGACAGGCACAGAAAATTTTGCGGAGCGGGAAACGAGCCAATCATTTCCAACCTGAAAAAACTCATCGATGCTGGAAAGGAGGTGATTGTGAGGATACCCGTTGTTCCGGGGTACAACTTCGAGAACGGAGATTTTGAGGGGTATTTTAAGGTTCTTGAAAATACAGGCTGTGAGAGGGTGGATGTCCTGCCCTTCCATTCCCTCGCCGTGGACAAGTACAGATGGTTGGGAAGGGACTGGGATTTTCCCGACATTACCAGAAGGGCGAGAGAGATGTCCGAAGAATTTGCCCGGTTTCTGGAGAAAAGAGGAATGCAGACATCCATTGGAGGATATTTCTGAATAAGAGCTAGCAGTTGTAGTGCCTTTTTACCCTTATAACTCCATCGAGCCGGAGTAAATCCTCCTCTTTTCCCGCATATCTTACGATGTAGTCGTAATCGTAAAAAATTTCATGCACTTCATCACAAATTTCCCTTAATGTTTTTTCCACCGCTTCCCTTTTTGAATGATCCACCCAGACTTCCAGATACATGTCAGCGGGTTCGTTCAATTTAATAAAAATTTTTCTGTTTTGCTAATCAGAAATTCGAAAATCGAAAGGAAATTTTAAAGTTCTATGAATCAGAGATATTAACATGAAACCCGTCGAGCTGAAAGATGGTGTATATTGGGTTGGTGCAATTGACTGGGACGAGAGGGATTTTCACAATTTTGTGACTGAACGTGGGCTGACGTACAATTCATATCTCATCATGGACGAAAAGGTGACGCTAGTTGATACCGTAAAGCACAAATTCGTTAGACAGTCAATGGAGAGGATCAGAAAGGTTGTAGAACCATCGGAAATCGAATACATTGTTGTCAACCACATCGAACCGGATCACTCAAGCGGTTTGCCCGACACGGTGAAGATAGCGAAAGATGCGACAATCATCTGTACGCAGAGGGCGAAGGATGGATTATGCAGGTATTATGACTGTGACGGCTGGAACTTTCAGGTTGTGAAGGGTGGAGATGAACTTAAAATCGGTAGAAGGACCCTGATGTTCGTGGATATGACGATGCTACACTGGCCCGATAGCATGGCAACGTATGTGAAGGAGGACAGGCTTTTGCTGTCAAATGATGCATTCGGTCAGCATATAGCCAGTGGAGGGAGATTTGATGAGGATATTGGGGTTGATGAAGCTCTGAAGTGGGCCAAAATCTATTACGCTAACATTCTGATGCCCCTGTCCGGGCTGATCAAGAAAAAACTTGCGGAAATTCAGAATCTCAATCTGGAAATTGACATGATAGCTCCCAGCCATGGGGTTGTGTGGAGGAATCCAGCAAAGATAATCGAGGCTTACTCAAGGTGGTCAAACTTCGAGTCGGAAAATAAGGTTGTTATCGTCTATGATTCGATGTGGCACTCAACAGAGGCAATTGCGAGAGCCATTGCAGACGGTGTTGAGAGCGAAGGGGCAGAGGTTAGAGTATTCCATGTCAGAAAAGATCACTGGACCAGTATAGTTACCGAGATTCTCGATGCTAGAGCGGTAGCTGTTGGATCACCAACGATCCACAACGGACTTTTCCCCACAGTTGCAGGGTTTTTGACGTACCTGAAAGGCCTGAAACCGCAGAACAAGAAGGGTCTCGCCTTTGGATCATACGGATGGAACGGAAATGGGGTAAAAGAAGTTCATAGAATACTGGAAGAGCTGAAATTTGAGATGCTGGAACCCTTCATGGTGAAGTTCAGACCAACGAAGGAAGAGCTTGAAAAGGCTTTCGAGATGGGGGCGGAGCTGGCGAAATGATACTCGGTATATCGGGCAGTCCAAGAAAAAAAGCAACTGAGTACGTTCTGTTAAAGGCACTCAAAATGCTTGAGGAGATGGGTTTCGAGACCGAGTTTTTCACTGTGAGGGGAAAGGAAATAAAGCCCTGTCAGCACTGTGACTACTGCCTGAAGCACAAGGAGTGCAGAATCAGGGATGATATGCAGAATCTTTACGCTGTGTTTGGGGAAGCAAGTGGAATCGTTATGGCAACTCCAGTTTATAATGGCGGTGTCAGTGCGCAGATAAAAGCGGTAATGGATAGATGCAGGGCTCTTGTGGCTGCCGATTACGATTTTTTCAGAGGGAAAGTGGGAATGGGTATTGCGGTTGGTGGGGACAGAATAGGTGGGCAGGAGGCAGCTCTACAGCAGATCATAACTTTCTACATTCTGAACGGAATTATTCCGGTTAGCGGTGGATCTTTTGGAGCGAATCTTGGGGCCACGTTCTGGAGCAGGGACACGCTCGAGGGGGTGAAGGGGGATGAGGAGGGTTTCAGAAGTCTGAGAAAAACGGTTAAGAGATTTGCATCAGTATTAAAGATGATGGAAGGTGTGTGATATGGAGGGGAGGAAAAAGAAAAGGGTTGCGTGGGGAATTACCGGAAGTGGGGACAGATTGCAGGAGACAGTCGAGGTCATGAAGAAGATCAGGAAACAGTATCCGGAAGTTGAGATAGCTGTGTATTTATCCAAGGCCGGAGATCAGGTTATTAAGCATTATAAACTTGTTGGCGATCTAAAGGAGAATTTTGGTGCTGTAAGAGTTGAGATTGACGCAAACACACCATTTCTGGCAGGACAGGTTCAGGTGGGCAGATACGAGTTTCTTCTGATAGCTCCCGCAACATCCAACACAGTAGCTAAGATTTCAATGGGCATCGCAGATTCACTGCTTTCGAATGCAGCGATAATGGCTCTAAAGGCTTTCATTCCTGTCTACGTCATGCCCTCCGATTACAGAGAGGGGGTGGTGGTTACAAGGTTGCCTGATGGAAGGGATCTGAAGATAAGGGTCAGAAAAGAAGATGTGGAGCACGTGAAAAAACTGGCCGAAATGGATGGAGTGCACATTCTCGAAAAACCGGAAGACATATTTGGCGTTTTCGAAAGGCATTTTGGAAAAGCTTAAAATTTTTGAGCATAAATTTTTCAGTGTCAGCAGAAGGCCTGATCTCAGAGTTTTACGTGGATAAAAAAGGGGAAATAATACTGGTTACGGTTTTCGTTCCTGAGGAAAGGGAGAACCTGATAAGAATGTACGAGGAATACGATCCGGAAAGTAGGTGCTGTGGACTTCCTCCAAACACCAGAAACGGGATTGAAAGCTGGATTGATGCTCTCCACAAAAATGGTTATGGCTTCATTGCAAAACTCGGTGACAGGGTTATCGGACATATTGCGGCGGTTCCTGAGAACAGTGAAGCAGAGTTTGCGATTTTCATCCATCCGGATTTTGTGGACAGGGGTATTGGTGGCGAGCTCATAAGATTTGCTTCAAGAGTCATGAGGGAGAAGGGCGTCAGGAAGCTCAAGGCAATAACGGAAAGAACCAACAGAAGAGCGATCGAGACATACAGACATCTTGGCTTTTTGGCGGTTAGCAGAGATCCACTGTACGTTTATTTTGAAAAGGAAATATGAAGGTGATTGCAGTTCCAGAAGCGATTGAATGCATAATTCTTGGCAGATTGAACAGGTTCGTCGTCGAAATCGAGATTGATGGCAGAGTAGCCAGAGCGCACATAAACAATACGGGAAGACTTAAGGAACTCCTTTTCAGAGGCAACAGGGGTTTTTGTTTTAAAACGGAAACCAAAAAGACAGACTACAGGCTCTTTGCTGTAAAGTGCGAATCCGGATACGCCTTGATTGATACCCAGATTCAGATGAAAGCTTTTGAAAGGGCTATCAGAACGATTGATTGGTTGGATGTGAGAACGTTCGTGAGAAACGTGAGGGTTGATGAATCGAGAATAGACTACCTTCTCGTAGGAAAAGAAGAAGTCTTTGCAGAACTGAAAAGTGCCGCTCTCAAGTCTGGAGACTACGCAATGTATCCGGACTGCCCGACAGAGAGAGGGAGGAGGCATGTTCAGACATTGATTGATCTTGTGGGGGAAGGAAAAAAGGCTGTGATAGTGTTCATCGCTGCAGTTCCTTCAGTCAAGGCTTTCAAGCCCAATATGGAAGCGGATGAGATGCTTTACTCTCTTCTCGTAGAGGCAAAAAAAGCGGGAGTGATGATGAAAGCCCTTCATCTCGAGTACGGGGATGGATTCGTTTTCCTCAGAAACCCTGATCTTCCGGTTGAGATTTAATCTTTGTTATGTGAAGGTTCAGAATTCGTCAAGTTCCCTTTTTATTCTGGCATAAAAAAGCTCCAGAAATCTGTGCCGGTCTTCGGCAATTTCTCTTGCAGTATCCGTATAAAGTTGATCCTTAAGCCTCAGAAGCTTTTCCTCAAAGTGCTTTAGCGTGTCATGTATACTTCTTCCTCTCTCCCCGCTGTACAGGAATGCTCTTGCAACGCCTATTGCCCCCATTGCATCAAGCTTGTCGGCGTCGCTCAGAACCTTCGCCTCAAGTGTTCTTGGCTCTATGCCGGATGAAAAGGAGTGTGCCTCAATTGCATGAACAACCGAACTCACGAACTTGTAATCTCTTCCCTTCAGAATCTCCCGTGCCTTCTTTGCAGATTCAACGGCATGGTTCTCTGCATCCCGTGCAATATCATGCAATCTCGCTGCAGTCAGTACGACCTCGAGATCGGCCCCCTCCCTCCTCGCTATGAATTCTGCCAGTTTCATAACTCTCTCCACATGTCCTTCATCATGGGAAGACATCAGGGAATTTCCTGACCAAAAAAATTTAATTGATTGTGCTTGAGATAGGGTGATGAGTGATGAGGCAAAGATTATCGAACTTGAAGATATTCCCGGAGTTGGGCCTGAAACGGCGAAGAAGCTGAGAGATGCCGGTTTCTCAACCGTCGAGGCGGTTGCCGTTGCATCTCCTTCAGAACTTGCAAGTGTGGGTGGAATTACTGAAGGCAATGCGGTCAAGATAATCCAGGCAGCGAGGAAGCTGGCGAACATCGGTGGATTCGAAAGTGGAGACAAGGTTCTGGAAAGGAGAAAGGCGGTGAGGAAGATAACAACGGGGAGTAAGGATCTTGACGCCCTTCTGGGAGGTGGTGTGGAGACTCAGGCCATAACGGAGTTCTTCGGTGAGTTTGGAAGTGGTAAAACACAGATTTGCCACCAGTTGGCGGTGAATGTCCAGCTTTCTGAAGATCAAGGAGGGCTTAACGGTTCAGTAGTGATAATTGATACCGAAAACACCTTCAGGCCTGAAAGGATTATTCAGATGGCCGAGGCGAAGGGGCTTGATGGCAACGAGGTTTTGAAGAACATCTATGTCGCTCAGGCGTACAACTCCAATCACCAGATGCTGCTCGTTGATAACGCCAAAGAGCTGGCTGAGAAACTCAAAAAAGAAGGCAAGCCGGTGAGGTTGATAATAGTAGACTCCCTCATGTCTCACTTCAGAGCGGAGTACGTCGGAAGGGGAACTCTGGCCGACAGACAGCAGAAACTCAACAGACATCTGCACGATCTCATGAAGTTCGGAGAGCTCTACAATGCTGCCATAGTTGTAACAAACCAGGTTATGGCAAGACCGGATGTTATGTTCGGAGACCCGACAAAGCCTGTTGGAGGGCATATTGTTGCACATACGGCCACATTCAGAGTTTATCTCAAAAAGAGCAAGGATGACCTCAGGATTGCAAGGTTGATTGACTCACCACACCTGCCAGAAGGAGAAGCAATTTTCAAGGTTACCGAAAGGGGAATAGAGGACGCAGAAGAGGACAAAAAGAAAAGAAGGAAAAAATAATTTATTCTTCAACAACTCCACCAACAACCTCCATCAGTTCTTGCGAATCGTTCTCATCGCCGTACTGGTTAACAAGCCTGATTATCTCTCTCAGGTCCTTAACACACTCCTTAGTGTGCTGAACAGCGCTCTTTACAGCATTTCTGACGTCCTTCATGGCTTCAAAACCCTGTTGTGGGGTCTCAATTCCCATCACCTTTTCTTTTGCTTCGTTGATTCTCTCAAGCGCTTTTTCTCTGTCTTCTGAGTACTTATCCAGCCAGTTCTCCAGCATTGTTGTGTCCTTGCCCTCTTCCTGGAACTTTGCAATCTTCTCCTTAACAAAGTCTTCTATTCTGTCTCCTCCCTCCACGAACGTTTCAAGCCTGTCAAGCACCGCTATTATCATGCTCTTCTGAAGTGAAACTTTCGCATCGATCCAGATACTCCGTGCATTTTTCATTGCCTCCCTGTACTCCTCAACCGTCTGCGCACTTTCAATCTGTTCCTTTGCGTTGATCAGGTCTGTTATATGCTCGTTGATTTCGCCAATTATCTGATCCTTCATGCTCAGATTACTGTCCTCGAGTTTCTCCTTTATACTCTCAAGGGATGCAACTCCAAAGTCCACCATTGCAACCCCGAGATTCTTTGCCTCATCAAGTGTATCGTTGTTCAGCACCAGACCAAATCTGTGCCACTCTCTCACCTTCTTCAGCACTCCGGTGGTCTCTTTCATTTTTTCTGCATACATACTCCCATTCCCAACTGCCATAGCTGCTGGCATTAAGATCGCCAGCAGGGCAAAGATTGCCGCCAGCCTTCCAAACCTTCCGCCAACCATGTCGCATCACCGGTATAGGGTTGAATCTCAAAAAATATAACGAAACTTTCGCTGTTCTGTTTTCAATTTTCTTTCAAAATCTTTACATGGCTTTACAACTCTTTTTAATCCACGCTGAAACTTTAAATTCGTTATTTCTCACTTGAAAAATTTTTCAAGCGGGTTGCTTTTATACCGTGCTTCAAGAACAGCTATGCCGTTTTCAATCAGAACTTTTATGGCATCTGAAATGTTCTCATTTTTCTCAGTTCCGACAATCAGTGCGGATTTGGTGACAGAAACACTGAAACCGTGGTCTTTCAGAATTTCTCCCGCCTTATCCGGATTGCTGACCTTCAGCAGCATCTCTGTCGAACCCACAAGTGACTGCAGATCCTTTTCTACCAGCATCCTTCCCCCTTTCACTATGGCCACCCTGCCCTCCTCGAAGTTGTGAATTTCATCGAGAATGTGGGTTGAAAGGAGAATGGACTTTTTCTCCTCCAGCATCTCAAAAATTCTGTCTCTGAGAGCCATAACTGACTCGATGTCAAGATTGCTGAAAGGTTCATCGAGAATCACAACTTCCGGATCGTGAAGGAGGGTTCTGGCAATTGCCAGCCTCTTTCTCAAACCTCTACTGAGTGTTCCTGCCATTTTGTTTCTGTACTCACTCAATCCAAAATTCTCTAAAATTTCCCGGATCCTGTCCTCCCCTATTCCATATATTTTTGCAAAGAACTCCATGTTTTTGAGAACTGTAAGGTCCGGGTAAACTCTTTCACCTTCCGGCAGGTAACCCAGTCTGGATTTGACTCTCTCATCCTCCCAGATATCAACACCGTCAATCATGACCCTGCCCTTCGTCGGCGGCAGGATTCCGGCAACAACTCTGAAAATCGTGGTTTTTCCACTTCCATTTGGTCCCAGGAGAATGTAGATTTCTCCCCTACCAATCCTGAAATTCACATTGTGGATAACCTCTCCATCTCCGTATCCGGCGCTAACGTTTTTTACATCAATCAAGGGATCACCTCAGTTTACGATAAAGCTCAGCCTGTTAATCGTTCTTTTCAGTGCAACTGTCAGTAGCAGTGAAACCACAAACGCAAAACCTCCGAGCAGCTCGACAGCCATGAAAAATATGGCCGGAGAGTGGCTGAGGCCCACCACAAAGAGGGCGATTGGAAGGAGTCCTGCAAGACTACCCCACTTTGTGGCCTGGGAGCTTTTCGCTCTGACGCTTATGAGGAGTGCCAAAGGCAGTGCGAGGAGCATCATGGAGAGGGGAAGAACTGTTATCATCGTGAGATAACCCGACGTCGGAGTCCAGAGCCGTGAGGTGTTCATCCAGTACAGTATTTCTATCGCTGCGGTATTGA
The DNA window shown above is from Archaeoglobus neptunius and carries:
- the tmk gene encoding dTMP kinase — translated: MLIAIEGIDGAGKTTVSHFIAELLREKGFDVVVLKEPGNSRYGIKIKNSEKRLSPEEELELFILDRKEDVRENILPALHSGKIVIMDRYYYSNIAYQSARGIDWEYIKRENEKIAPKPDLTIILDVDAEQALKRVKKRGKLTPFEDLEYLKKVRENFLKYADSTTVVIDASKPLDEVKREVERIICSLIKDRLQAEP
- a CDS encoding formate C-acetyltransferase/glycerol dehydratase family glycyl radical enzyme, whose protein sequence is MDRIERLVRNVNKPARLSIHRAKLYTDSIKRTEGEPAIIRQAKALKNILENIPIQILDGELIVGTMLPDPPGAILFPEGVGLRIINELDSLPTRDTNRLLVDEEEARILREEIAPYWYGKTIEAFAYPLMPDVMNVLYTGSVFVLTEMAGISHVAVNYPYLMRRGFRLFLEESKKRLKELEEKGVYEGEKYAFYQAAGIVSEAVINYGLRYAELAEKLAEEEKDDRREELLRIAEICRKVPAEKPESFWEAVQFLWIVQSALHQENYEQAISMGRIDQYLFPFFQKDLREGKIDRQRAFEILANLWIKTNEIVPPFDSLLEQFFSGQTTNQALTIGGCDIYGRDATNDLTYLMLEVTDRLRLRQPNVHVRVSRRTPDDFLNRLAESIASGCNALALFHDDVAVEALRLAGVSDEDAWNYTTVGCVEIAPFGNSFTSSDAALVNIAKALEYAMNGGKDMQFGYEFGLKTEKPETLEDLIENFRIQLSHIIGLVVKGCNILGYANAEVKPTPLLSLCIEDCFEAGLDVTRGGAKYNFTGIQAVGVADVGDSFAAIEEALKLGYSMDDIIEACRKNFAECEELHKLLSESPKYGNDDDRADRYARMVLEYYCNEVNRHRNFRNGHFAAGCYPMTTNTGFGFFTSALPSGRKGGEPLNPGVGPSTGRDREGVTAIIKSASKINYAKLPNGASLTLNLSSDVLGAKGSAVVKALIKSFIDLGGMHIQFNILNEDVLRKAQKNPEEFRWLLVRVAGWSAYFVELSKPVQDEIIRRISCRV
- a CDS encoding FprA family A-type flavoprotein yields the protein MKPVELKDGVYWVGAIDWDERDFHNFVTERGLTYNSYLIMDEKVTLVDTVKHKFVRQSMERIRKVVEPSEIEYIVVNHIEPDHSSGLPDTVKIAKDATIICTQRAKDGLCRYYDCDGWNFQVVKGGDELKIGRRTLMFVDMTMLHWPDSMATYVKEDRLLLSNDAFGQHIASGGRFDEDIGVDEALKWAKIYYANILMPLSGLIKKKLAEIQNLNLEIDMIAPSHGVVWRNPAKIIEAYSRWSNFESENKVVIVYDSMWHSTEAIARAIADGVESEGAEVRVFHVRKDHWTSIVTEILDARAVAVGSPTIHNGLFPTVAGFLTYLKGLKPQNKKGLAFGSYGWNGNGVKEVHRILEELKFEMLEPFMVKFRPTKEELEKAFEMGAELAK
- a CDS encoding pyruvoyl-dependent arginine decarboxylase, whose protein sequence is MERRTPLIPKKVFFVSGVGRHEDRLISFELALRDAGIERFNLVPVSSILPPGCEIVDKEEGLKKLFPGEIVFCVMARITSCDEGKEIFASIGAAVPDDRNANGYIAEHSGEWYDGAEGYAKVLAEEMLKTQGNKAAKTYGITAKGRVEKCTTAVAAAVFVI
- a CDS encoding flavodoxin family protein translates to MILGISGSPRKKATEYVLLKALKMLEEMGFETEFFTVRGKEIKPCQHCDYCLKHKECRIRDDMQNLYAVFGEASGIVMATPVYNGGVSAQIKAVMDRCRALVAADYDFFRGKVGMGIAVGGDRIGGQEAALQQIITFYILNGIIPVSGGSFGANLGATFWSRDTLEGVKGDEEGFRSLRKTVKRFASVLKMMEGV
- a CDS encoding CBS domain-containing protein, whose translation is MKAAEIMNSNVICATVPSTRDNVLELFKKYEISAVPVLKNSELVGIVTRKDILRKIEENQLALLMTPNPVTVNANADVKDVVKILTSTPFRRLPVVENNRLVGIITVRDIVKKLAEMNFEKSVKEYVTPYIVCVWEETPLNVAGEIMRLSNSEMCGVLNDNDELVGVIDEKIMLTETLIEDFIEQTSYSSSSDTDDSWSWDAVRDYTVKYFEVSVVKLPKDPVKKYMKQPEFVYPQTNVSKCAKKMVKSDLDYMPVLDSENRLIGTVKDKDLIKVLLEADL
- the afpA gene encoding archaeoflavoprotein AfpA, which translates into the protein MEGRKKKRVAWGITGSGDRLQETVEVMKKIRKQYPEVEIAVYLSKAGDQVIKHYKLVGDLKENFGAVRVEIDANTPFLAGQVQVGRYEFLLIAPATSNTVAKISMGIADSLLSNAAIMALKAFIPVYVMPSDYREGVVVTRLPDGRDLKIRVRKEDVEHVKKLAEMDGVHILEKPEDIFGVFERHFGKA
- a CDS encoding glycyl-radical enzyme activating protein, with protein sequence MKGRIFRIQRFSIHDGYGIRTTVFLKGCPLRCIWCHNPESQKFDIEVGYKIEKCNLCFRCGGICEAIGHADGVEIDRGRCDGCGRCVEICSAGAFELYGLDVGVEDVMNLIEKDAVFYKNSGGGVTFSGGEPYFQPDFLLALLKACKNMGINTAVDTSGYAKWSTIERTLPFVDFFLYDLKDYRDDRHRKFCGAGNEPIISNLKKLIDAGKEVIVRIPVVPGYNFENGDFEGYFKVLENTGCERVDVLPFHSLAVDKYRWLGRDWDFPDITRRAREMSEEFARFLEKRGMQTSIGGYF